The following are encoded together in the Glycine max cultivar Williams 82 chromosome 8, Glycine_max_v4.0, whole genome shotgun sequence genome:
- the PAO1 gene encoding peroxisomal copper-containing amine oxidase: MATAQEKTTPCCATQNNNKVALAAPPTSSSSAPQQQSQSQQRPSVATFISAIDSPPKTASAKGITVMVRAQTSHPLDPLTAAEISVAVATVRAAGATPEVRDGMRFIEVDLVEPEKQVVALADAYFFPPFQPSLLPRTKGGPVIPTKLPPRKARLVVYNKKSNETSTWIVELREVHATTRGGHHRGKVISSTVVPDVQPPMDAVEYAECEAVVKDFPPFREAMKKRGIEDMDLVMVDPWCAGYHSEADAPSRRLAKPLIFCRTESDCPMENGYARPVEGIHVLVDMQNMVVLEFEDRKLVPLPPADPLRNYTSGETQGGVDRSDVKPLQIIQPEGPSFRVNGHFIEWQKWNFRIGFTPREGLVIHSVAYIDGSRGRRPVAHRLSFVEMVVPYGDPNDPHYRKNAFDAGEDGLGKNSHSLKKGCDCLGYIKYFDAHFTNFYGGVETIENCVCLHEEDHGILWKHQDWRTGLAEVRRSRRLTVSFICTVANYEYGFFWHFYQDGKIEAEVKLTGILSLGALQPGETRKYGTTIAPGLYAPVHQHFFVARMDMAVDCKPGEAFNQVVEVNVKVEKPGDNNVHNNAFYAEEKLLKSEMEAMRDCDPLSARHWIVRNTRTVNRTGHLTGYKLVPGSNCLPLAGSEAKFLRRAAFLKHNLWVTPYARDEMHPGGEFPNQNPRVGEGLATWVKQNRSLEEADIVLWYVFGVTHIPRLEDWPVMPVERIGFMLMPHGFFNCSPAVDVPPNQSDLDDKENGLPAKPIQNGLIAKL, from the exons GTATCACTGTCATGGTGAGAGCTCAAACCAGCCACCCTTTGGATCCACTAACTGCTGCTGAAATATCAGTAGCTGTAGCGACCGTTCGAGCAGCTGGGGCAACACCTGAG GTGAGGGATGGCATGCGCTTTATTGAAGTAGACCTGGTAGAACCAGAAAAGCAAGTTGTTGCATTAGCAGATGCATATTTCTTCCCTCCTTTCCAACCATCACTGCTCCCTAGGACAAAAGGTGGACCTGTGATTCCAACTAAACTTCCTCCAAGGAAAGCAAGACTAGTTGTTTACAATAAAAAGTCGAATGAGACAAGCACATGGATTGTTGAACTTAGAGAAGTTCATGCAACAACTCGAGGTGGACACCATAGGGGCAAAGTGATTTCATCTACAGTTGTTCCTGATGTTCAGCCTCCAATG GATGCTGTGGAGTATGCTGAGTGTGAAGCTGTTGTAAAGGACTTTCCTCCCTTTCGTGAAGCAATGAAGAAGAGAGGGATTGAGGATATGGATCTCGTGATGGTAGATCCCTG GTGTGCTGGATATCACAGTGAAGCTGATGCTCCTAGCCGGAGACTTGCTAAACCACTAATCTTTTGTAGGACTGAAAGTGACTGCCCTATGGAAAATGGCTATGCCCGTCCAGTTGAGGGAATCCATGTACTTGTTGACATGCAAAATATGGTTGTTCTTGAATTTGAAGATCGTAAACTTGTCCCCCTTCCACCTGCTGATCCACTAAGAAATTATACTTCTGGTGAAACCCAAGGAGGAGTTGACCGAAGTGATGTGAAACCCTTGCAGATTATTCAGCCTGAAGGTCCAAGTTTTCGTGTTAATGGGCACTTCATTGAATGGCAGAAG TGGAATTTTCGTATTGGATTCACTCCTAGGGAGGGTTTGGTTATTCATTCAGTAGCCTATATTGATGGAAGTCGGGGACGGAGACCAGTGGCCCATAGATTGAGCTTTGTTGAGATGGTGGTCCCATATGGAGATCCTAATGATCCTCACTATAGGAAAAATGCTTTTGATGCTGGGGAAGATGGCTTGGGTAAAAATTCTCATTCTCTGAAGAAG GGCTGTGATTGTTTAGGCTATATCAAATACTTTGATGCGCATTTCACAAACTTCTATGGAGGTGTTGAAACAATTGAAAACTGTGTTTGTTTGCACGAAGAAGATCATGGTATTTTATGGAAGCATCAAGATTGGAGAACAGGTTTGGCTGAAGTTCGAAGGTCTAGAAGGCTGACAGTTTCTTTTATATGCACTGTGGCTAACTATGAGTATGGATTTTTCTGGCACTTTTATCAG GATGGAAAAATAGAAGCAGAGGTCAAGCTCACAGGAATTCTCAGCTTAGGAGCATTGCAACCAGGTGAAACTCGAAAATATGGCACAACCATTGCACCTGGACTATACGCGCCTGTCCACCAACATTTTTTTGTTGCTCGTATGGACATGGCAGTAGATTGCAAGCCTGGTGAAGCATTTAATCAG GTTGTTGAGGTGAATGTCAAAGTTGAAAAGCCAGGAGACAATAATGTTCATAACAATGCATTTTATGCTGAAGAAAAACTGCTTAAATCAGAAATGGAAGCAATGCGTGATTGTGACCCTTTATCTGCTCGTCACTGGATT GTTAGGAACACTAGGACTGTAAACCGAACTGGGCATCTAACTGGTTACAAGCTAGTACCTGGCTCAAATTGTTTACCTTTAGCTGGCTCAGAGGCCAAGTTTTTGAGAAGGGCAGCTTTCTTGAAACACAACCTTTGGGTTACTCCTTATGCACGCGATGAAATGCATCCTGGAGGAGAGTTCCCTAATCAAAATCCACGTGTTGGAGAGGGTTTGGCTACTTGGGTTAAGCAAAATCGATCACTGGAGGAAGCTGATATAGTTCTTTG GTACGTATTTGGAGTGACACACATTCCTAGATTGGAAGACTGGCCTGTTATGCCCGTGGAACGCATTGGTTTCATGCTTATG CCGCATGGGTTTTTCAATTGCTCGCCTGCTGTTGATGTTCCACCAAACCAAAGTGATTTGGATGACAAAGAGAATGGCCTGCCAGCCAAGCCTATTCAGAATGGGCTAATTGCCAAGCtttga
- the LOC100799997 gene encoding cyclin-dependent protein kinase inhibitor SMR6 codes for MGFSEKAQVEGAFDSDTSNNNNNRKWVIAGIALRAPLKPIYTTMIPTEKEQKEEVEIETTEECSSCSSSTTTPTSVESKIPTPLTCPPAPRKRKPALKKCYNYCGGGGGVVREFFTPPDLETVFIRHVEKAI; via the coding sequence ATGGGATTCTCCGAGAAGGCGCAAGTAGAAGGAGCGTTTGATTCAGATACCagcaacaataacaataatcgAAAATGGGTCATCGCTGGAATCGCGTTGCGTGCACCATTGAAGCCGATATACACTACTATGATCCCTACGGAGAAGGAACAAAAGGAAGAGGTTGAAATTGAAACGACAGAGGAGTGTTCATCATGTTCGAGTTCGACAACGACACCAACAAGCGTGGAATCGAAGATCCCAACACCGTTGACGTGCCCACCTGCTCCTAGGAAGCGAAAACCCGCGTTGAAGAAGTGCTATAATTATTGCGGTGGCGGTGGTGGTGTTGTTAGAGAGTTCTTCACGCCACCAGACTTGGAAACTGTGTTCATACGCCACGTTGAAAAAGCTATTTGA